A genomic stretch from Candidatus Hydrogenisulfobacillus filiaventi includes:
- a CDS encoding protein of unknown function (Evidence 5 : Unknown function): MDQRVQALGLEGVRKRAVSRVAQERDARVAAFRQRPLEGRYPSGWLDAKYVKVREGDRVLRRALVVAIGVRETGERAGLGFDLGWSEEVAFWMAFLRRLRERGLTGVLLVIRDADQGLQQAIWTVASWPRCRGPCLRHRLSHVPRSASAGGGLVRTICAQVSRRGALKPLRDVVSSRPERFPSAATGLWTWRRMCSPIGPFPRSTGDRSTSPHPLEPWYRELVRRGGDLPERGGRIAAGRGGPPGAAGRVGSGSAAVLQQDLDGQVTAAVYRRDGAGGGSVREGQPFRRRDFPRMLSVKPRPHRGRASGRGGPRESPRRHAPLGDRLGGGIGGRRRRIPRIALRWF; encoded by the coding sequence GTGGACCAGCGGGTCCAGGCCCTCGGCCTGGAGGGGGTCCGCAAGCGCGCCGTCTCGCGGGTGGCGCAGGAGCGGGATGCCCGGGTGGCGGCCTTCCGCCAGCGGCCGCTGGAGGGCCGCTATCCCTCCGGGTGGCTGGATGCCAAATATGTGAAGGTCCGGGAGGGCGACCGGGTGCTCCGCAGGGCCCTGGTGGTGGCCATCGGGGTGCGGGAGACCGGCGAGCGGGCGGGGCTGGGATTCGACCTCGGGTGGAGCGAGGAGGTCGCGTTCTGGATGGCCTTCCTGCGCCGGCTCCGGGAGCGGGGCCTCACCGGGGTCCTCCTGGTCATCCGTGATGCCGACCAGGGCCTCCAGCAGGCCATCTGGACGGTGGCCAGCTGGCCACGGTGCCGGGGGCCTTGCCTGCGCCACCGCCTGAGCCACGTGCCGCGCTCGGCCAGCGCCGGGGGGGGACTGGTGCGGACGATCTGCGCGCAGGTGAGCCGGCGGGGCGCGCTGAAGCCTCTGCGCGACGTGGTTTCCTCCCGGCCCGAGCGCTTTCCGTCCGCGGCGACGGGCCTGTGGACATGGCGGAGGATGTGCTCGCCTATAGGGCCTTTCCCTAGGAGCACGGGCGACCGCTCCACTTCCCCTCACCCGTTGGAGCCGTGGTACCGGGAGCTGGTCCGCCGGGGTGGGGACCTTCCCGAACGCGGCGGCCGCATTGCGGCTGGCCGGGGCGGTCCTCCTGGAGCAGCAGGACGAGTGGGCAGCGGCTCCGCGGCGGTCCTGCAGCAAGACCTCGATGGCCAAGTTACAGCCGCTGTATACCGCCGTGACGGCGCAGGAGGTGGGAGCGTCAGGGAGGGGCAACCTTTCAGGAGACGCGATTTTCCACGTATGTTGAGCGTCAAGCCCCGCCCGCACCGCGGGCGCGCTTCAGGGCGCGGTGGCCCCCGCGAGAGCCCCCGCCGGCACGCCCCACTGGGTGACCGGCTCGGCGGGGGGATAGGGGGGCGGCGGCGCAGGATCCCCCGAATCGCACTCCGCTGGTTCTGA
- a CDS encoding protein of unknown function (Evidence 5 : Unknown function), which produces MPVVRIRECAQSRRMDPLREREGGALVERFTGRDLHQA; this is translated from the coding sequence GTGCCGGTGGTTCGCATCCGGGAGTGCGCGCAATCGCGCCGGATGGATCCCCTGCGGGAACGGGAAGGAGGCGCGCTCGTGGAGCGGTTTACGGGACGGGATCTGCATCAGGCGTAG
- a CDS encoding protein of unknown function (Evidence 5 : Unknown function) — MEAEVTARIGAGRYDRTANRTATRNGSRPRDGATRLGTLHRAIPKLRQGGAFPGFWEPRKRSEQALVSVI; from the coding sequence ATGGAGGCGGAGGTCACGGCGCGGATCGGGGCCGGCCGGTACGACCGGACGGCGAACCGGACGGCCACCCGCAACGGCAGCCGGCCCCGCGACGGGGCTACCCGCCTCGGCACCCTGCACCGGGCCATCCCGAAGCTCCGGCAAGGGGGCGCCTTCCCGGGCTTTTGGGAGCCCCGGAAGCGCAGTGAGCAAGCCCTGGTGTCCGTCATCTAG
- the hypE gene encoding Carbamoyltransferase, hydrogen maturation protein (Evidence 2a : Function from experimental evidences in other organisms; PubMedId : 1849603, 9485446; Product type e : enzyme) has translation MGEQADPARVLEKIRIAEETRRSRFIGQEAITLSHGAGGKASFELIEGLIGPAFSNPLLDSLDDAAVIGLPQGLRLAFTTDSYTVSPLFFPGGNIGSLAVHGTVNDLAVSGAVPVALSAGFILEEGFSVTQLRAIVEAMALAARKIGVPIVTGDTKVVPKGKGDGIYINTAGVGIVRAVWHMGRDAVQPGDRVILSGSIGDHGVAVMIARQGLELEAEIESDTSPLHELAARLIDGVGSALHCMKDPTRGGVATTLNEVAQGSNCAIAVDEAAIPVRPEVNGACEILGLDPLTLANEGKLLAFVAPEAAEKALRILREHPLGADSVIIGEVEEGPAHMVYLRTILGGRRVLDMLVGDPLPRIC, from the coding sequence GTGGGAGAACAGGCGGATCCTGCCCGGGTGCTCGAAAAGATCCGCATTGCCGAGGAAACTCGCCGCTCGCGGTTCATTGGCCAGGAGGCCATTACGCTGAGCCATGGCGCCGGTGGGAAGGCCTCGTTCGAGTTAATTGAGGGTCTCATTGGGCCGGCCTTTTCCAATCCGCTGCTAGACTCGCTAGACGATGCTGCCGTGATCGGCCTTCCACAAGGACTCCGGCTCGCTTTCACCACCGACAGCTATACTGTTAGCCCTCTTTTCTTTCCAGGGGGGAATATTGGGAGCCTCGCAGTTCATGGCACCGTCAATGACCTGGCGGTTTCCGGAGCTGTTCCCGTGGCCCTGTCCGCCGGATTCATTCTGGAAGAGGGTTTTTCGGTCACGCAGCTTCGGGCGATTGTTGAGGCAATGGCGCTGGCTGCCCGGAAGATTGGCGTGCCTATTGTCACGGGTGACACTAAGGTCGTGCCCAAAGGAAAGGGCGATGGAATTTACATCAATACTGCTGGGGTTGGCATTGTCCGCGCTGTATGGCATATGGGACGCGATGCAGTGCAGCCCGGCGACCGGGTGATTTTGAGTGGCAGCATTGGCGATCACGGGGTCGCGGTAATGATTGCCCGCCAAGGGCTCGAACTTGAGGCTGAAATTGAGAGCGATACATCTCCTCTTCACGAGTTGGCCGCGCGACTTATCGATGGAGTAGGCAGTGCGCTGCATTGCATGAAGGATCCCACGCGTGGAGGTGTAGCGACTACCCTTAACGAGGTAGCCCAGGGGTCGAATTGCGCCATCGCAGTCGACGAAGCCGCCATTCCGGTGCGTCCCGAGGTAAATGGCGCTTGCGAAATTCTCGGCCTGGACCCCCTGACACTTGCCAATGAAGGGAAATTACTGGCCTTTGTGGCCCCGGAGGCAGCCGAGAAAGCGCTTCGTATCCTAAGGGAACATCCGTTGGGGGCGGACAGTGTCATTATCGGCGAGGTCGAAGAAGGGCCGGCCCACATGGTCTACCTGCGTACCATACTTGGTGGACGGCGGGTGCTCGACATGCTGGTAGGCGATCCGCTGCCCAGGATCTGTTGA
- a CDS encoding protein of unknown function (Evidence 5 : Unknown function) produces the protein MFIHKHMSWIRRWKDDVQKHAHWAFYSEVASFIVSVVAGDWS, from the coding sequence ATGTTCATTCATAAGCACATGTCCTGGATTAGGCGGTGGAAGGATGACGTTCAGAAGCATGCGCATTGGGCATTCTACAGCGAGGTGGCGTCCTTCATTGTTAGTGTAGTGGCGGGTGACTGGAGCTAA
- a CDS encoding protein of unknown function (Evidence 5 : Unknown function) produces MADFSVDRETLVRKMGADLEFLRSTVEWLLQP; encoded by the coding sequence GTGGCTGACTTTAGTGTGGACCGCGAGACGCTCGTGCGCAAGATGGGCGCCGACCTGGAGTTCCTGCGCAGCACCGTGGAGTGGCTGTTACAGCCCTAG
- a CDS encoding protein of unknown function (Evidence 5 : Unknown function) has product MELFQRVWVHGLRVRLLRAY; this is encoded by the coding sequence TTGGAGCTATTTCAGCGCGTCTGGGTACATGGTCTGCGGGTGCGGCTGTTACGGGCTTACTAG
- the hynA gene encoding Hydrogenase small subunit (Evidence 2a : Function from experimental evidences in other organisms; Product type e : enzyme), with the protein MPQKSDKPAAFSDLPKVDGRPMEGSPDGAHVDIDRVLAQVDRRLDLLADQGPASETVLDKILAAGYTRRDFLKWTSMLTAAMMLPPVFEPRVARAASLTHRVPVIWINLQDCDGNTESLLRTADPGFAEVILDTISLDYNETVMAPSGSASEKSLNDSLAKNKGQYVAVFEGSLPTGLNGGYLTIGSSGETGLSLAKRVAAGASLVMAAGTCAAFGGIPAAHPNPTGAKGVSDALGIPVVNISGCPANATNIVGTILEVVMFGNKPPLDRYGRPMWAYGHRIHDNCERRGHFDAGEYVTQWGDTAAQNGWCLFKMGCKGPYTFNNCPQVRWNQQVSWPIRAGHGCIGCAEPNFWDTMTPFEQPLSANIYGSALGIAADAKANTVGGVVLGVAAAGIVVHAGATAIRNRANPDWKDEKESEKKGFTPDGKKTPPTAPGA; encoded by the coding sequence ATGCCACAGAAGTCGGATAAGCCAGCGGCGTTTTCCGACCTTCCCAAGGTCGACGGACGTCCAATGGAGGGTTCGCCGGACGGCGCGCATGTTGACATTGACCGGGTCCTGGCTCAAGTAGACCGTCGGTTAGATCTGCTGGCGGATCAAGGACCGGCATCTGAAACGGTCCTGGATAAAATTCTAGCCGCAGGCTATACCCGGCGCGACTTTTTAAAATGGACATCGATGTTAACCGCTGCTATGATGCTGCCGCCGGTTTTTGAGCCGAGGGTGGCACGCGCGGCATCGTTAACCCACCGAGTGCCGGTTATCTGGATTAACCTCCAAGACTGTGACGGTAATACCGAATCCCTGCTGCGCACCGCTGATCCCGGATTCGCGGAAGTCATTCTGGATACGATTTCGCTCGATTATAACGAAACGGTGATGGCGCCGTCGGGTTCGGCATCCGAAAAAAGCCTTAACGATAGCCTCGCTAAGAACAAGGGCCAATATGTCGCAGTGTTCGAAGGCTCGCTGCCCACGGGTCTCAATGGCGGGTATTTAACCATCGGGTCGTCGGGGGAGACCGGCCTCAGCCTAGCGAAACGTGTAGCGGCCGGGGCCAGTCTGGTCATGGCGGCTGGCACCTGTGCGGCATTTGGAGGTATCCCTGCAGCCCATCCCAATCCGACAGGCGCGAAAGGCGTTTCTGATGCACTGGGCATACCAGTGGTGAATATCTCTGGCTGTCCCGCTAATGCCACGAACATCGTTGGCACTATTCTTGAGGTTGTGATGTTCGGAAACAAGCCGCCGCTTGACCGGTACGGGCGGCCAATGTGGGCCTATGGCCATCGGATCCATGACAATTGTGAACGGCGTGGGCATTTTGACGCTGGCGAGTACGTAACACAGTGGGGCGATACCGCCGCTCAAAACGGGTGGTGCCTGTTCAAGATGGGCTGTAAGGGGCCATACACCTTTAATAACTGTCCCCAAGTTCGCTGGAACCAGCAGGTATCCTGGCCGATACGTGCTGGCCACGGGTGCATCGGGTGTGCAGAGCCTAACTTCTGGGACACCATGACTCCGTTTGAACAGCCTTTATCCGCCAATATTTATGGCAGTGCGCTAGGGATTGCGGCTGACGCGAAGGCGAACACAGTTGGCGGCGTCGTGTTAGGGGTGGCCGCTGCGGGCATCGTGGTACACGCTGGTGCAACGGCGATTCGGAATCGGGCTAACCCCGATTGGAAGGACGAAAAGGAATCCGAGAAAAAAGGCTTCACCCCGGATGGGAAGAAAACCCCGCCTACGGCTCCAGGAGCCTAA
- a CDS encoding protein of unknown function (Evidence 5 : Unknown function) — MVFRPRQQGTPCRFPHTPAAWAPCCASPVTPDTRIAREATGKAFTVSDALVSRARLGAVTHPVAWKRLGAGRHPDRGDAERLAQMLALGTVEAVWGPPAAIRAIRALRQQAAACGSTATARKHRAQRRLLRRGGPCPGRKRRRPGSPTTGRNWTGTLLVTSARTLAQPAVAEAEVLRRLADRPARGWPGSLPGWGPGTAAVVWTGIRDPRGSGTSARAPGMRG; from the coding sequence TTGGTGTTCCGCCCGCGGCAACAGGGGACGCCCTGCCGGTTCCCCCATACCCCGGCGGCGTGGGCTCCGTGCTGTGCGAGCCCGGTTACACCCGACACCCGGATCGCGCGCGAGGCCACCGGCAAGGCGTTCACGGTGTCGGATGCGCTGGTGTCCCGGGCCCGTCTAGGTGCGGTGACCCATCCCGTGGCGTGGAAGCGGTTGGGGGCTGGACGGCACCCCGACCGGGGGGATGCGGAACGGCTAGCGCAGATGCTGGCGTTGGGGACCGTGGAGGCCGTGTGGGGGCCGCCGGCAGCAATCCGGGCCATCCGGGCGCTCCGGCAGCAGGCGGCCGCCTGCGGGAGCACCGCGACCGCCAGGAAGCACCGGGCCCAGCGCCGGCTTCTCCGGCGGGGTGGGCCGTGCCCCGGACGCAAACGGCGGCGGCCTGGCTCGCCGACCACGGGCAGGAACTGGACCGGGACCCTGCTGGTGACCAGCGCCCGGACCTTGGCGCAACCGGCGGTCGCAGAGGCGGAGGTCCTGCGCCGGCTGGCGGACCGCCCTGCACGCGGCTGGCCCGGGAGTCTGCCGGGGTGGGGGCCCGGGACCGCCGCGGTCGTCTGGACGGGGATCAGGGACCCTCGCGGTTCCGGCACCTCCGCCCGCGCACCCGGAATGCGGGGCTGA
- a CDS encoding protein of unknown function (Evidence 5 : Unknown function) yields the protein MDNLSGAILVAVVGECVSYGAVEMVAAHLKSRWPEMKFRVEALRSLPELSGRPTIVIGSLGLDIPQRPWPDSFGWVLCEGSVSQDGRLREIVAAELDLQIVRVRLPRAGNAVLSRMQEGAAFTRRALLQQALFRASPALGAPRVQNELCLSGQGCQHCVLACHDGAISLDEAGPKINPEQCSRCGACVADCPTGALESSEIDDRAWLAMISELVAHGQDSIGITCSKARDLHSEGPVLLIGCIGEIGWHHLVTAAARGVHVEVSCPDMSCQLFPKGAQASVNRSAFVQQALGFNPSENSQDAAATRWERIKIAIGTASLSQSGVPVPSLGYEVVCSDSCDACGACVSSCPQGVIKMEETEGIISIAFATNSCAGCGACVTVCPKDSLSVVANTHWTVTPSAGHVIREISAARCTRCGRLLDVSTQQIEGIQKTLREHGFPEPLVQRMQLCERCKNLR from the coding sequence ATGGACAACCTGTCGGGTGCTATCCTGGTAGCTGTTGTGGGCGAGTGTGTGTCTTACGGCGCAGTGGAGATGGTAGCAGCGCACCTGAAGTCGCGATGGCCGGAAATGAAATTTCGAGTAGAGGCCCTGCGCAGCCTTCCCGAACTGTCCGGGCGTCCGACGATTGTTATTGGCAGTCTGGGCTTGGATATTCCCCAAAGGCCCTGGCCCGACAGTTTCGGGTGGGTGCTCTGTGAGGGATCCGTTAGCCAGGATGGGCGACTGCGAGAGATAGTCGCAGCCGAGTTGGATCTGCAGATTGTGCGGGTGCGGCTTCCTCGCGCGGGAAATGCTGTTTTAAGCCGGATGCAGGAGGGAGCTGCCTTTACCCGCCGCGCCTTGCTTCAGCAGGCGCTCTTCCGAGCGAGCCCTGCCCTGGGCGCTCCGCGTGTCCAAAATGAGCTGTGCCTAAGTGGGCAGGGATGCCAGCATTGCGTCCTTGCATGCCATGATGGTGCTATATCGTTGGATGAAGCCGGTCCAAAGATTAATCCTGAACAGTGTAGTCGTTGCGGGGCATGTGTAGCGGATTGTCCCACAGGCGCCCTGGAAAGTTCTGAAATTGATGATCGCGCCTGGCTGGCCATGATTTCAGAGTTGGTCGCTCATGGGCAAGATTCGATCGGCATCACTTGTTCAAAGGCTAGGGATTTGCATTCCGAAGGCCCCGTGCTGTTAATAGGGTGTATCGGAGAGATTGGATGGCACCACCTCGTTACTGCCGCTGCGCGCGGAGTTCATGTCGAGGTAAGCTGCCCGGACATGTCCTGCCAGTTGTTTCCTAAAGGCGCACAGGCTAGTGTAAACCGGAGCGCTTTTGTGCAACAAGCGCTGGGGTTTAACCCGTCCGAGAACTCCCAAGACGCTGCTGCCACCCGGTGGGAGCGAATAAAGATTGCTATTGGTACTGCGAGTCTTTCCCAAAGCGGGGTTCCTGTACCTAGTCTGGGCTACGAGGTGGTTTGCAGCGACTCGTGCGATGCTTGCGGAGCTTGCGTTTCGAGCTGCCCACAAGGGGTTATTAAAATGGAAGAAACTGAAGGTATTATTTCCATTGCTTTTGCGACTAATAGTTGCGCCGGGTGTGGTGCGTGTGTCACGGTGTGTCCGAAGGACAGCCTTAGCGTAGTTGCCAACACGCACTGGACCGTTACGCCATCGGCGGGACACGTAATCCGCGAGATTTCCGCAGCACGGTGCACTCGATGCGGGCGGCTTCTCGATGTCAGCACCCAACAGATTGAAGGCATCCAGAAGACCTTGCGTGAGCATGGATTTCCTGAGCCGCTCGTACAGCGGATGCAGTTGTGCGAGCGTTGCAAAAACCTACGATAG
- the tatA gene encoding Sec-independent protein translocase protein TatA encodes MWMRLLDPAHLVLLLVVVVLIFGPKRLPELGASVGKTIRMFRAHSEGKGLSEPSEPDVSGQSDPR; translated from the coding sequence ATGTGGATGAGACTCCTGGACCCGGCGCATTTAGTGCTGTTGTTGGTGGTGGTTGTGCTGATATTCGGCCCCAAGCGGCTACCTGAACTGGGCGCGAGTGTTGGGAAGACGATTCGGATGTTTCGGGCACATAGTGAAGGGAAAGGTCTGTCAGAGCCCAGTGAGCCCGACGTTTCCGGGCAGTCGGATCCGAGATAA
- the hypC gene encoding HypC/HybG/HupF family hydrogenase formation chaperone codes for MCLAIPGKIVEIVDEENDIAKLDVSGVRRNVNIALLRNQGVEVSPGSWVLVHVGFAMSKLGDQEAKEMLRELKSIGREAVDDIKQWGDSVF; via the coding sequence ATGTGTCTGGCAATTCCCGGCAAGATTGTCGAAATTGTGGATGAGGAGAACGATATCGCCAAATTGGATGTAAGCGGTGTTCGGCGCAATGTGAATATTGCTCTACTGAGGAATCAGGGTGTAGAGGTCTCACCCGGAAGTTGGGTTTTAGTGCATGTTGGTTTTGCGATGTCGAAGTTGGGAGACCAAGAGGCCAAAGAAATGTTGCGGGAACTAAAATCTATTGGCCGAGAAGCTGTAGACGACATTAAGCAATGGGGCGACAGCGTGTTTTGA
- a CDS encoding Putative polysulfide reductase chain B/dimethyl sulfoxide reductase iron-sulfur subunit B (fragment) (Evidence 3 : Putative function from multiple computational evidences; Product type e : enzyme), which yields MIACPYDARYVYSAADVSEARIRFGVEGELRQTAAHVDKCNFCYTRLEQGIEPACVATCPGEARIFGDLDDPTSRVAQLVSSGQARPIGQEYGTRPKVFYIGNNDS from the coding sequence ATGATCGCATGTCCCTACGATGCCCGTTATGTCTACAGTGCGGCGGATGTGTCGGAGGCTCGAATCCGGTTTGGCGTGGAGGGGGAGCTTCGCCAAACGGCGGCCCATGTTGACAAGTGCAACTTCTGCTACACGCGGTTGGAGCAGGGCATCGAGCCGGCGTGTGTAGCGACATGCCCAGGCGAAGCGCGTATCTTCGGTGATTTGGACGACCCGACTAGTCGAGTGGCGCAATTGGTCTCCTCTGGCCAAGCTCGGCCTATTGGACAGGAGTACGGTACGCGGCCCAAGGTGTTCTACATCGGAAATAACGACAGCTAA
- a CDS encoding protein of unknown function (Evidence 5 : Unknown function), translating into MGTFPNAAAALRLAGAVLLEQQDEWAAAPRRSCSKTSMAKLQPLYTAVTAQEVGASGRGNLSGDAIFHVC; encoded by the coding sequence GTGGGGACCTTCCCGAACGCGGCGGCCGCATTGCGGCTGGCCGGGGCGGTCCTCCTGGAGCAGCAGGACGAGTGGGCAGCGGCTCCGCGGCGGTCCTGCAGCAAGACCTCGATGGCCAAGTTACAGCCGCTGTATACCGCCGTGACGGCGCAGGAGGTGGGAGCGTCAGGGAGGGGCAACCTTTCAGGAGACGCGATTTTCCACGTATGTTGA
- the prsC gene encoding Polysulfide reductase chain C (Evidence 2a : Function from experimental evidences in other organisms; Product type e : enzyme), which yields MTEVFQTVWGWPIAIYLYLGGLGGGSAVLAYLTAARMGRSTEIGKRIEQFGMAAGFVLLAVGTVLLVFDLDDPWHLMYILGNPRSWIFWGVILISLFLILSALYLAGVILPSRIQAKWVGAISARLGTWSAGAAVTGLLVALYTGFLVSMAPAIGFWNTPTLPLLFVVSALSTGAALLMLGFSRPGEGALAARAVQFWEQLDIALIGLELLILLAFFNYFRDAAESARTSARFLLKSPGFLVGFVLAGLVVPWFMEILAWRKHNSTNIEGHSSGELVQSQSVSWGIILASALVLLGGLLLRYYVMKAGVFGYPFPRV from the coding sequence ATGACGGAAGTGTTCCAGACAGTGTGGGGTTGGCCCATAGCAATTTACCTATATCTTGGAGGGCTGGGTGGCGGAAGCGCTGTGTTGGCGTATCTTACCGCAGCGCGTATGGGACGGTCAACCGAAATCGGCAAAAGAATTGAGCAGTTCGGCATGGCGGCCGGGTTTGTGTTGTTAGCCGTCGGCACGGTACTGTTGGTGTTCGATCTGGATGATCCCTGGCATCTCATGTACATTCTTGGCAATCCCAGGTCCTGGATTTTTTGGGGAGTTATTCTGATTAGTCTATTCCTTATCCTGTCAGCGCTCTACCTAGCCGGCGTTATTTTACCATCTCGCATTCAGGCAAAGTGGGTTGGAGCTATTTCAGCGCGTCTGGGTACATGGTCTGCGGGTGCGGCTGTTACGGGCTTACTAGTTGCGCTATATACCGGTTTTCTGGTTTCGATGGCGCCAGCCATCGGCTTCTGGAATACGCCAACTCTTCCGTTGTTGTTTGTGGTATCGGCGTTATCCACCGGGGCGGCATTGTTGATGCTCGGGTTCTCGCGACCGGGAGAGGGAGCCTTAGCCGCCAGGGCGGTTCAGTTCTGGGAACAACTCGATATCGCGCTTATTGGCCTTGAGCTTTTGATTTTGCTGGCGTTCTTTAATTACTTCCGTGATGCCGCTGAGTCTGCACGGACGTCTGCGCGATTCCTTTTAAAGAGTCCCGGGTTTTTAGTGGGCTTTGTCCTCGCCGGGCTGGTGGTGCCTTGGTTTATGGAGATTCTAGCCTGGCGGAAGCATAATAGTACTAACATTGAGGGCCATAGCAGCGGCGAACTGGTGCAGTCGCAGTCTGTTTCTTGGGGAATCATTCTAGCCTCCGCGTTAGTACTATTAGGGGGGCTTCTGCTCCGGTATTATGTAATGAAGGCTGGCGTGTTCGGGTATCCGTTTCCGCGGGTATAG